The Rhododendron vialii isolate Sample 1 chromosome 6a, ASM3025357v1 genome includes a window with the following:
- the LOC131331120 gene encoding cytochrome P450 CYP82D47-like, which produces MGSFLPSPITIIPSIFIFFLCLYCVRRKNTIPNKKVPPEAGGGWPLIGHLPLLRGHMGRLLGALADKHGPIFTIRLGVHRAVVVSKPEIAKECLSGLNDNAFPNRPKSIAINHLSYNYANFALSPYGPYWREMRKITVLELLSNHRLAMRSHVRESELKNSVKEVYNKWVKKGSCLVEMKIWMEDITLKLTAGVIAGNGRINVNDRFREAFKPFFDLMGTFTMADAIPYLRWFDFGGYEKEVKKTGKKMDDLLQEWLNEHKRQKNSGNQVAEAEKDFMDVMLEILDGGTNKILNFEADTIIKATCVGLILGAIGLTSITLTWAVALLLNNPHVLKKAQEELNTQIGGQRLVQESDIKNLVYIQAIIKETLRLYPPAVLVPPRENLEDCTVDRYHIPAGTILFVNLWKIHHDPQVWPNPWEFRPERFLTTHKDVDLRGMHYELLPFGSGRRGCPAISFALQVLQFTLASLVHAFEIATPSDEPVDMTESLRFNNVKEMPLQVLLTPRLPSKAYG; this is translated from the exons ATGGGGTCCTTCCTCCCGTCCCCAATCACGATTATTCCTTCCATTTTCATCTTCTTTCTCTGTCTCTACTGCGTCCGTAGAAAAAACACtattccaaacaaaaaagttCCACCAGAAGCCGGGGGCGGGTGGCCTCTAATTGGCCACCTCCCACTCTTACGCGGTCATATGGGCCGCCTGTTGGGAGCCTTGGCCGACAAACACGGACCTATATTCACAATCCGGCTCGGAGTCCACCGAGCCGTTGTGGTAAGTAAGCCGGAAATAGCCAAAGAATGTTTATCCGGCTTAAACGACAACGCATTCCCAAACCGGCCAAAATCTATAGCGATCAATCACTTGTCTTATAACTACGCGAATTTCGCATTGAGCCCGTATGGGCCCTACTGGCGCGAGATGCGGAAGATCACGGTGCTCGAGCTTTTGTCGAACCACCGGCTCGCTATGCGCAGTCATGTGCGCGAGTCGGAGTTGAAAAACTCGGTGAAAGAAGTTTATAACAAGTGGGTGAAGAAGGGGAGTTGTTTGGTAGAGATGAAGATATGGATGGAGGACATAACCTTGAAATTGACTGCTGGAGTTATTGCAG GGAATGGAAGAATAAATGTCAATGACCGGTTTCGGGAGGCGTTTAAGCCATTTTTTGATCTAATGGGGACATTTACCATGGCGGATGCGATCCCGTATCTCAGATGGTTTGATTTCGGAGGGTACGAGAAGGAGGTGAAGAagacgggaaaaaaaatggatgaCCTACTTCAAGAGTGGTTAAACGAACATAAACGTCAAAAAAACTCCGGTAATCAGGTGGCTGAGGCGGAGAAGGACTTCATGGACGTGATGTTGGAAATTCTCGACGGTGGTACAAATAAGATACTCAATTTTGAGGCTGATACCATCATTAAGGCTACATGTGTG GGTCTTATTCTAGGTGCCATCGGTCTTACAAGCATAACTCTTACATGGGCAGTTGCTTTGCTCCTCAACAATCCCCACGTACTAAAGAAAGCCCAAGAAGAGTTAAACACCCAAATTGGAGGACAAAGACTAGTACAAGAATCAGACATCAAAAACCTAGTCTACATCCAAGCCATAATCAAAGAAACCTTGCGTTTATACCCACCGGCCGTACTCGTGCCGCCACGGGAAAACTTAGAGGACTGCACTGTGGACAGGTACCACATCCCGGCGGGCACCATCCTGTTTGTGAATTTGTGGAAAATTCATCATGATCCCCAGGTATGGCCCAACCCGTGGGAGTTCCGGCCCGAAAGGTTCTTGACGACTCACAAGGATGTTGATTTGCGAGGGATGCATTATGAGTTGCTGCCATTTGGAAGCGGGAGGAGAGGATGCCCTGCAATCTCTTTTGCACTCCAAGTTCTGCAATTTACGCTTGCTAGTCTGGTACATGCATTTGAAATTGCAACGCCATCTGATGAACCTGTTGATATGACTGAAAGTCTTAGATTCAACAATGTCAAAGAAATGCCACTTCAAGTCCTCCTCACTCCGCGCTTGCCTTCTAAAGCTTATGGATGA